From one Plasmodium knowlesi strain H genome assembly, chromosome: 11 genomic stretch:
- a CDS encoding ATP synthase-associated protein, putative: MLRLNNARLFFKSKIRLSGGKQHPKWVVKDKEKYNIYTYDNSYYGENFRYNNFILHLRSYKYYIDYIVENIYRSVKNCGKCFFNPVKNIILKHNPDIRYQLVALMAFFGTTSAITCYHNGIYQNIIDVTNMLELGVVDDMKDNSFFDTQSEMQNKNIDDYSKDHERLSDLWEKALKDATQKNSFDQLCSYLVIEDGEPIVNFKPKHIWRYNMIPYGENNPDTKTFEVPAHEKPFRSFALNFTYNNLSGNWGDYIDRRDNKGSLLRPSRYMFTDVIIPATK, translated from the exons ATG TTGCGCCTAAACAATGCAAgactttttttcaaaagtaAAATTCGATTAAGTGGTGGAAAGCAGCATCCCAAATGGGTTGTAAAGGACAAAGAAAAGtataacatatatacgtatgatAATTCCTACTATGGAGAAAACTTCAGATATAACAATTTTATCCTACATTTAAGATCATACAAGTACTACATTGACTACATAGTAGAGAACATTTACAGATCTGTTAAGAATTGtgggaaatgttttttcaatcctgtgaaaaatattatattaaAACACAACCCAGATATTCGTTACCAGTTAGTAGCCCTTATGGCTTTTTTCGGAACCACATCAGCCATAACATGCTACCACAATGGCATCTACCAGAACATTATTGATGTAACAAATATGCTGGAGTTAGGTGTAGTAGATGACATGAAGGACAACAGTTTTTTCGACACGCAGAGCGAAATgcagaacaaaaatatcgATGATTATAGTAAGGACCATGAAAGATTGAGCGACTTGTG GGAAAAGGCACTGAAAGACGCGACGCAGAAAAATAGCTTTGATCAACTGTGCAGCTATTTGGTCATAGAAGATGGTGAACCCATAGTAAACTTTAAGCCCAAGCATATCTGGAGATATAATATGATTCCCTATGGAGAAAATAACCCAGACACGAAGACGTTTGAAGTTCCTGCACACGAGAAGCCCTTTAGATCCTTTGCATTAAACTTTACATATAATAATCTGTCAGGAAATTGGGGAGATTACATTGACAGAAGAGACAACAAGGGATCTTTGCTAAGACCATCAAGGTACATGTTCACGGATGTAATAATACCCGccacaaaataa